CAGCAGCGCATAGACGATCACCTGGGCGGCCAGCGCGATATAGAGCACCGCGACCATGTCCCCCAGCGACAGCAGGGTCGCCATTCCCTGCTCGCCCACCGTCTTGGCGACGATCGCGAACACGCCGATCGGCACATAGTGCAGCACACCGGCCATGACCTTGAGCGTCACCTCGTTAAGCGCCTCGATCACGCCGTATAACCGCTCGCCGAGCTCGCCATGGCTGTCGGAGCCCCTGAGCTTCAGCAGCGCGATCCCGAACACCACCGCCGTGAAGATGATCCCCAGCAGGTTACCCTCGACGAACGCCGCGACGATATTGTCCGGCACGATATTCAGGAGCACGCTGGCGATGCCCGGGTTGTCGGGCACACTGATCTCGGCGTTGTTATCCAGCGTCATGCCGCTGCCCGGCGCGAAGACGGTCGCCACCGCGAGGCCGACCACGATCGCCAGCGCCGAGGTCAGCGCATAGTAGCCCAGCAGCTTGCCCCCCATGCGCCCGGTGCGGCCCAGCGGTGCCTGATTGATGCCGACCATCAGGGTAAATAGCACGATCGGCACGATCAGGAACTTCAGCAGCCGCAGCAGTAGCTCACCAATGGGGGCCAGCCAGTTCGCGGCCTGCTGTCCGCCCAGCAGGCCCACGACCACGCCCAGCACCAGCGCGATGCTGACGCGCAGAATCAGCGGCGCTTCCAGGTAGCGGCGCAGTAGCGATTTCATGGTGTTGCTCCCTTCATGATGTTTCTCCCTTGATGGTGTTCTTCTTCATGGCGCGACGTGCATGATGCGCATGGCCGCCGGGCGGCCATGCCACCCGATCACGGGTGGTGATTGACAGAGATGGTCGCGGTGGTCGGCTCCCCTGC
The genomic region above belongs to Halomonas sp. YLGW01 and contains:
- a CDS encoding dicarboxylate/amino acid:cation symporter translates to MKSLLRRYLEAPLILRVSIALVLGVVVGLLGGQQAANWLAPIGELLLRLLKFLIVPIVLFTLMVGINQAPLGRTGRMGGKLLGYYALTSALAIVVGLAVATVFAPGSGMTLDNNAEISVPDNPGIASVLLNIVPDNIVAAFVEGNLLGIIFTAVVFGIALLKLRGSDSHGELGERLYGVIEALNEVTLKVMAGVLHYVPIGVFAIVAKTVGEQGMATLLSLGDMVAVLYIALAAQVIVYALLMKLFGVRLGAFFREARTPMATAFATQSSSGTLPLTLNAARRLGLSRSLYGFSLPLGATINMDGAAIRIAISAVFAANVIGAPLDLASMIEIVLIGTLISIGTAGGPGAGIVMIATVFAQVGLPIETVALLASIDALVGMGCTALNVTGDLVGTSIISRTEGKEAARPETVTAPAA